The Microbacterium sp. W4I20 genome segment CCGTCTCGCCGCAGATGAACCTCGCGCTCGACGAGGTGCTCACCTCTCGCGTCGGCGAAGGACGTCGTCGGCCGACGCTCCGCATCTGGGAGTGGGACGGCTCCGCGGTCGTCATCGGCTCGTTCCAGTCGTACCGCAACGAGGTCGACCCCGAGGGTGCCGCCCGGCACGGCTTCGACGTCGTGCGCCGTATCTCCGGCGGTGGCGCGATGCTCATCCCCGCGGGGCAGATCATCACGTACTCGCTGTACGTGCCGGCATCCCTCGTCGCGGGCATGACGTTCGCGGACTCCTACGCGTTCCTCGACGACTGGGTGCTGCAGGCCCTGCGCTCGGTCGGCATCGACGCGGTGTACCGGCCGCTCAACGACATCGCGAGCCCGACCGGCAAGATCGGCGGAGCCGCGCAGAAGCGCCTCGCCAACGGCGGAGTGCTGCACCACGCGTCGCTGTCGTACGACCTCGACGGGCAGGTCATGACCGAGGTGCTGCGCATCGGTCGCGAGAAGCTGAGCGACAAGGGCACGACGTCGGCGGCCAAGCGCGTCGATCCGCTGCGGAGCCAGACCGGCCTCACGCGCGAGGAGATCATCGAGCGCTTCATCGAGACCTTCCGTTCGCTGACCGATGCCGAGACGGGCACGATCGCGCCGGACGAGTACGCCGATGCCGAAGCCCTGGTGGAGTCGAAGTTCGCCACCGAGGCGTGGCTGCACCGCGTGCCGTGACCGAGCCTTCGACGGGCTCAGAGACCCCGGTGCCGAAGGGCGCCGTCGAGATCATCGAGGGCGACAACCTCGACGTCGCCGCACGCTTGCCCGCAGGATCGTTCACCCTCGTGTACCTGGATCCGCCCTTCAACACCGGGCGGGCGCAGGAGCGGCAGGTCGTGACCGCGCGGCGGACGTTCACAATTCAGTCAGAATCTGCGGAAGCGGCGGTCGAAGGGCTCTCGGGGGCCGATCCTGTTCCGGTCGTGCTGAATTCTGAACAGCCTCCCGCGGAGACCGAGATCCGCCACGGCTTCCACGGGCACGAGTACGAGCGGGTGCGCGGCATGCTGCGCACCTACGACGACCGCTTCGACGACTACGGCGCGTTCCTCATGCCCCGGCTCGAGGAGGCCTGGCGGCTGCTCGCCGACGACGGCACCCTCTACCTGCACCTCGACTACCGCGAGGCGCACTACGCCAAGGTCATGCTCGACGCGGTCTTCGGCCGCGACTGCTTCCTCAACGAGCTGATCTGGGCCTATGACTACGGCGCGAAGTCGCGCCGCCGCTGGCCCACCAAGCACGACACGATCCTGGTGTACGTGAAGAATCCGCGGGAGTACGTCTTCAACTCCGACGAGGTCGACCGCGAGCCCTACATGGCGCCGGGCCTCGTCACGGCCGAGAAGGCCGCGCGCGGCAAGCTGCCCACCGACGTCTGGTGGCACACGATCGTGCCGACGACCGGGCGCGAGAAGACCGGGTATCCGACGCAGAAGCCCGAGGGCATCCTCCGCCGGATCGTGACGGCCTCGAGCCGCCCCGGCGACCGCGTGCTCGACCTGTTCGCGGGCAGCGGCACGACCGGGGCAGTCGCCTCGGCTCTCGGACGCGACGCCGTGCTGGTCGACGACAATCCCGCGGCGATCCGCGTGATGACCGAGCGGATGCCGCACGCCGAGGTGCGCGCGGCACTCTGAAGCCCGCGGTGGTGGCTCAGGTCAGCTCGCTCTTCAGGCGATGTAGACCTTGCGCAGTGTCTCGCTGACCGTCCAGACGGTGCGCATGCCCTCGGCCAGCCGGACGACAGAGCCGGGGCCGACCTCGAGCGACGGCAGCGCGGGCTCGTCGAAGGCGATCGTGGCGCGACCCGCCAGCACCACGAACACCTCGTCGGCCTCGACATCGGATGCGGTGCCGGGAGTCATCTCCCAGACGCCGACCTCGACCCCGGCGAGAGTCGAGAGTGGCACCGATGCCGTCGTCGGAGCGCCGGCGATGACCTCCTCCGCCGGCAGCGCCTCGTGCGTGAGAGCGAGCGAAGCGGCATCCGTTCCTGTCCCGGCATCCAGGTCGCTCACGAGTCGAAGCCCATGCCGACGGCATCCAACGTCTTGAGGAACAGGTTGCGCTTGCCCTCGTTGTGATCCGCCCGGTCCATCGCGGCGCGAACGAGGTTGACGCCGATCGAGGCCGCGGGCTCGGGCGGGAAGGGGATCGGCTTCTCTCGCACCATCCGCAGCTGGGTGCGCTCGGTCTCCTCGCCCGACAGCTTGTCGAGCATGACGTCGGCGGCGAAGCGCGCGGCCCCGACGCCGAGACCCGTGAAGCCCGTGGCGTAGGCGACCCGCCCGCGCCGCGCCGTGCCGAAGAAGGCGCAGAACCGGCTCGACGAGTCGATCGCGCCGGCCCAGCGGTGCGTGAACTTCAGGCCCTCCAGCTGCGGGAACGTCGTGAAGAAATGCGAGGCGAGCTTGCGGTGGCTCTCCATCCGGTCCTCGTACTCGGGGCGCACCTTGCCGCCGTAGTGGTAGACCGCGTCGTAGCCGCCGAACAGGATGCGGTTGTCGGCGGTGAGCCGGTAATAGTGGAACTGGTTCGCACTGTCGGCGAGGCCCTGCCGGTTCGACCAGCCGATGTCCGCCAGCTGCGCGGCCGAGAGCGGCTCGGTCATCAGCACGTAGTCGTACACCGGGACGGTCATCAGGCGGTTGCGCTTCAGCAGCGAGGGGAAGACGTTGGTGCCGAGAGCGACAGCATCCGCCGTCACCCGTCCCTGAGCCGTCACCAGTGTGATCGGGCCGGAGCCGTCGCCCTCGACCCGCTTGACCAGGCTGTGCTCGAAGATCTCGACGCCCAGTTCGGCGGCGACGCGGGCCAGTTCGAGGCCGAGCTTGGCGGGGTGCACCATCGCGCAGGCCTCCCGCTCCCAGGATCCGGCGAGGAACGTGGGGGAGTGCACCTCGGCCTGCACGGCGTCCTGATCGAGGAATCCCGGCTCGTCGCGGTACCACTCGACCTGGTGCGGCTCGACGGCGACGGCCAGCTGCCCGGTGCGCTCGAAGTCGGTCTTCATGTCGTAGTAGGCGATCGTCGACTCGATGCCGTCGAGGTTCTCGAGCCCCAGCTCCTCGAGGCGGTCGATCTCCTCCGGCCAGCGGGTCAGGCCGTTCTCGTGG includes the following:
- a CDS encoding biotin/lipoate A/B protein ligase family protein, yielding MHGEYKVPGGKLVVVDLDVDDNRIARFRLAGDFFLEPDSALDDINAAVNGLPVESDSTAIAAAVRAALPEGAQLLGFTPESVGTAVRRALVTAPGWRDFDWEIVHDKAVSPQMNLALDEVLTSRVGEGRRRPTLRIWEWDGSAVVIGSFQSYRNEVDPEGAARHGFDVVRRISGGGAMLIPAGQIITYSLYVPASLVAGMTFADSYAFLDDWVLQALRSVGIDAVYRPLNDIASPTGKIGGAAQKRLANGGVLHHASLSYDLDGQVMTEVLRIGREKLSDKGTTSAAKRVDPLRSQTGLTREEIIERFIETFRSLTDAETGTIAPDEYADAEALVESKFATEAWLHRVP
- a CDS encoding site-specific DNA-methyltransferase — encoded protein: MTEPSTGSETPVPKGAVEIIEGDNLDVAARLPAGSFTLVYLDPPFNTGRAQERQVVTARRTFTIQSESAEAAVEGLSGADPVPVVLNSEQPPAETEIRHGFHGHEYERVRGMLRTYDDRFDDYGAFLMPRLEEAWRLLADDGTLYLHLDYREAHYAKVMLDAVFGRDCFLNELIWAYDYGAKSRRRWPTKHDTILVYVKNPREYVFNSDEVDREPYMAPGLVTAEKAARGKLPTDVWWHTIVPTTGREKTGYPTQKPEGILRRIVTASSRPGDRVLDLFAGSGTTGAVASALGRDAVLVDDNPAAIRVMTERMPHAEVRAAL
- a CDS encoding cupin domain-containing protein → MSDLDAGTGTDAASLALTHEALPAEEVIAGAPTTASVPLSTLAGVEVGVWEMTPGTASDVEADEVFVVLAGRATIAFDEPALPSLEVGPGSVVRLAEGMRTVWTVSETLRKVYIA
- a CDS encoding FAD-binding oxidoreductase, which encodes MGTTVFERRLPAPVAVDGSLRDTTLGVFWLDDVERPVHPTLTDHVTADLVIVGGGYTGLWTALRAKERDPERRVVLLEASRVAWAASGRNGGFCEASLTHGHENGLTRWPEEIDRLEELGLENLDGIESTIAYYDMKTDFERTGQLAVAVEPHQVEWYRDEPGFLDQDAVQAEVHSPTFLAGSWEREACAMVHPAKLGLELARVAAELGVEIFEHSLVKRVEGDGSGPITLVTAQGRVTADAVALGTNVFPSLLKRNRLMTVPVYDYVLMTEPLSAAQLADIGWSNRQGLADSANQFHYYRLTADNRILFGGYDAVYHYGGKVRPEYEDRMESHRKLASHFFTTFPQLEGLKFTHRWAGAIDSSSRFCAFFGTARRGRVAYATGFTGLGVGAARFAADVMLDKLSGEETERTQLRMVREKPIPFPPEPAASIGVNLVRAAMDRADHNEGKRNLFLKTLDAVGMGFDS